One Ignavibacteriota bacterium DNA window includes the following coding sequences:
- the argJ gene encoding bifunctional glutamate N-acetyltransferase/amino-acid acetyltransferase ArgJ, with product MCMFEDCKGGVTAPQGFQSAGIHCGIKKAKKDLALIYSSVPANAAAVFTTSKVQAAPILVNKLQMKRSSRCRAIIVNSGNANACTGERGLNDAWEMVNATAHALNIPEEEILVSSTGVIGQYLPLSRIQFGIPEVVKALSDEGNLAAAEAIMTTDTFSKETALRFELEGKQATIGGMAKGSGMIAPNMATMLGFLTSDVNIHPTLLQKALKQATDRSFNRISVDGDTSTNDMVTILANGLAENDEIVDESDSAYQLFYEALEVVCVKLSKMIVVDGEGATKFVEVQVQGAASEQQAVQAAKAIANSNLVKTAIHGEDANWGRILAAIGYSGIEFTPKDVEIFFGDVPILRQNYVINFSEQAAKKILMQKEIIITVDLHQGNESASFWTCDLSKEYVAINANYRT from the coding sequence ATGTGTATGTTTGAAGATTGTAAAGGCGGAGTAACCGCACCGCAAGGATTTCAGTCCGCGGGAATTCATTGCGGAATCAAAAAAGCGAAGAAAGACCTTGCTCTTATTTATTCAAGCGTGCCGGCAAATGCCGCCGCAGTTTTTACGACGAGCAAAGTTCAGGCGGCGCCGATACTTGTGAACAAACTTCAAATGAAACGCTCTTCGCGGTGCAGAGCAATTATTGTGAATAGCGGAAACGCGAATGCCTGCACCGGCGAGCGCGGATTGAACGACGCGTGGGAAATGGTAAACGCAACCGCACATGCACTGAACATACCGGAAGAGGAAATTCTCGTTTCTTCCACAGGCGTGATTGGACAATATCTTCCCCTGTCGAGAATTCAATTCGGCATACCCGAAGTTGTGAAGGCGTTGAGTGATGAAGGAAATCTCGCGGCGGCGGAAGCAATCATGACGACAGATACGTTCAGCAAGGAAACCGCGCTCCGTTTTGAATTGGAGGGAAAGCAGGCTACCATCGGCGGCATGGCAAAAGGTTCGGGAATGATTGCGCCGAACATGGCAACAATGCTCGGATTTCTCACCTCCGATGTGAACATCCATCCGACGCTTCTGCAAAAAGCATTGAAGCAAGCGACCGACCGCTCGTTCAACAGAATTTCTGTTGATGGCGACACCAGCACGAACGATATGGTGACAATTCTCGCAAACGGTCTGGCAGAGAATGATGAGATTGTAGATGAATCTGACTCAGCATACCAACTCTTTTATGAAGCGCTCGAAGTTGTGTGCGTGAAACTCTCGAAGATGATTGTTGTGGATGGGGAAGGCGCAACGAAATTTGTTGAAGTGCAAGTACAGGGCGCCGCATCGGAACAACAGGCAGTGCAAGCGGCAAAAGCGATTGCCAATTCCAATCTTGTGAAAACGGCGATTCATGGTGAAGATGCAAACTGGGGAAGAATTCTTGCGGCAATCGGTTATTCGGGAATTGAGTTCACACCGAAAGATGTGGAAATATTTTTTGGTGATGTTCCGATACTTCGACAGAATTATGTCATTAACTTTTCGGAACAAGCGGCAAAGAAAATTCTGATGCAAAAGGAAATCATCATTACCGTTGACTTGCATCAGGGAAACGAGTCAGCGTCATTCTGGACGTGCGATCTTTCCAAAGAGTATGTTGCTATTAATGCGAATTATAGGACGTGA
- a CDS encoding N-acetyl-gamma-glutamyl-phosphate reductase, translating into MTTQINVSIIGASGYSGGELLRLLSSRNDICINHVTAHTSIGKQVEDVFPQLAGRVELEFESFEAGRNGDSDVVFIALPSGEAMNIVPLLKSGERIIDLGGDFRLSSAEVYEQFYRHHHTSSHLLTQAVYGLPELNKELIAQARLVANPGCYPTSAILALLPALRSNLVASTGIVINSLSGTSGAGKSASLEMSFSEINENIRAYKIGTHQHIPEIEQALSQASGKTVSVSFVPHLVPMTRGIYTTIHADLQQSIDEQDLFALYKEYYARAPFVRIKQHIPQIKDVAYTNFCDIGFVIEKRTKKLIIISVLDNLLKGAAGQAMQNMNIMFGLPETEGFFPSSITNKLVEENVYV; encoded by the coding sequence ATGACGACACAAATCAACGTATCTATCATCGGCGCGTCCGGGTACTCCGGCGGCGAACTTCTTCGGCTTCTTTCTTCGAGAAATGATATTTGTATCAACCATGTTACCGCTCATACTTCCATCGGCAAGCAGGTGGAGGACGTGTTTCCGCAGTTGGCGGGAAGAGTGGAATTGGAATTCGAATCGTTTGAAGCGGGCAGGAATGGAGACAGCGATGTTGTGTTCATTGCATTGCCTTCCGGCGAAGCGATGAACATTGTACCTCTATTGAAATCGGGAGAACGCATCATTGATCTTGGCGGTGACTTTCGTTTATCATCGGCAGAAGTGTACGAACAATTCTACCGTCATCATCATACATCATCTCATCTCCTCACTCAAGCCGTGTACGGACTTCCGGAACTCAACAAGGAATTGATTGCTCAGGCGCGTCTCGTTGCGAATCCGGGTTGTTATCCCACAAGCGCGATTCTTGCATTGTTGCCCGCGTTGCGGTCCAATCTCGTAGCGTCAACGGGAATTGTCATCAATTCGTTATCGGGGACGTCCGGAGCCGGAAAATCTGCTTCATTGGAGATGAGTTTTAGTGAAATTAACGAAAATATCCGTGCCTACAAAATAGGAACGCATCAGCATATTCCTGAAATCGAGCAGGCGCTATCGCAGGCATCGGGCAAAACGGTTTCCGTCAGTTTTGTTCCGCACCTCGTACCAATGACGCGAGGAATTTACACAACTATTCATGCCGACCTTCAACAATCAATTGATGAGCAGGATTTGTTTGCTCTCTATAAAGAGTATTACGCTCGCGCTCCGTTCGTCAGAATCAAACAGCACATTCCGCAAATCAAAGATGTCGCGTACACAAATTTTTGTGACATTGGATTCGTAATCGAAAAACGGACGAAGAAACTTATCATCATTTCTGTGCTTGATAATTTATTGAAAGGCGCGGCGGGACAAGCAATGCAAAATATGAATATCATGTTCGGGCTTCCCGAAACGGAGGGATTTTTTCCATCATCAATTACCAATAAACTCGTTGAGGAGAATGTGTATGTTTGA
- a CDS encoding aspartate aminotransferase family protein, whose protein sequence is MTLSEREEQNFFHTYKRLPLEIEKGEGVYLYTKDGQRYLDMFAGLAVNALGYGHPAILQAIQEQSGKYIHLSNYFLQEPQIRLAEYLTKISGYSKVFFSNSGTEAIEGAMKLARKWGSSKGKTEIISFSNAFHGRTFGALSLMDHEKYKLGYEPFLQNCTSIEFNNLQQLRESVTEKTVALILEFIQGEGGVRPVTQEFVDEIKQLRERFGFLLIADEIQAGLGRTGKAFSFQHYNIQPDIVVVAKPLGGGLPLGAILSNGEIAETFTPGVHGTTFGGNPVACSAGFAAMREIFESGVMQNADTVGRFFKSELFKLKDEFPSLIKEVRGLGLMLGVELTFDGETIVTAMRERNILINCTAQTVLRFLPPLIIQEEHCTETVSALREIFSTHKQA, encoded by the coding sequence ATGACTCTCTCTGAACGCGAAGAACAGAACTTTTTCCATACCTACAAACGTCTCCCGCTTGAAATTGAAAAGGGAGAAGGCGTGTATCTTTACACAAAGGACGGGCAACGGTACCTCGATATGTTTGCCGGGCTTGCGGTCAATGCGCTGGGGTACGGACATCCGGCAATTCTTCAGGCGATTCAGGAACAAAGCGGAAAGTACATTCATCTTTCCAACTATTTTCTTCAGGAACCGCAGATTCGGCTTGCAGAATATTTGACGAAGATTTCAGGCTATTCAAAAGTATTTTTCTCCAACAGCGGAACGGAAGCAATTGAAGGTGCGATGAAACTTGCACGGAAGTGGGGTTCATCAAAAGGAAAAACAGAAATCATTTCATTCTCCAATGCATTTCATGGAAGAACGTTTGGAGCTCTTTCGTTGATGGACCATGAAAAATACAAATTAGGGTACGAACCATTTCTTCAAAACTGTACATCCATTGAATTTAATAACCTTCAGCAACTAAGAGAATCAGTAACAGAAAAAACTGTCGCGCTGATACTTGAATTCATTCAAGGAGAAGGGGGCGTCCGACCGGTAACACAGGAGTTTGTTGATGAAATTAAACAATTGAGAGAGCGGTTTGGCTTTCTCCTAATCGCTGATGAAATTCAGGCAGGACTTGGCAGGACGGGAAAAGCGTTTTCGTTCCAACACTATAATATTCAACCCGACATTGTAGTTGTTGCAAAACCGCTTGGAGGTGGACTTCCGCTCGGTGCAATTCTCAGCAACGGGGAAATTGCGGAAACATTCACACCCGGAGTGCACGGCACAACCTTCGGCGGAAATCCGGTTGCCTGCTCTGCGGGCTTCGCGGCTATGCGTGAGATATTCGAGAGCGGAGTAATGCAAAACGCTGACACAGTCGGAAGATTTTTCAAATCGGAACTCTTCAAATTGAAAGATGAATTTCCTTCGCTCATCAAAGAAGTTCGCGGCTTGGGTTTGATGCTGGGCGTTGAACTGACATTCGATGGAGAAACAATCGTTACTGCGATGCGCGAGCGGAATATTCTCATCAACTGCACAGCACAAACCGTTCTTCGATTTCTTCCGCCGCTCATCATTCAAGAAGAACATTGTACCGAAACAGTTTCAGCGCTACGTGAAATATTTTCAACTCATAAACAGGCATGA
- the carA gene encoding glutamine-hydrolyzing carbamoyl-phosphate synthase small subunit, with amino-acid sequence MTKRKPNQAKLILEDGSIFFGNSFGSEKSVAGEVVFNTGMVGYPESLTDPSYTGQILTLTYPLIGNYGVPSNQIINNISQNFESEKIRVTGLLVADYSHKHSHWNAEQSLSEWLIEHRVPALSGIDTRTLTQKLREEGTMLGKIVFENDEVEFEDPNQRNLVAEVSTREPQLLGKGKYRVVLVDCGCKHNIIRSFIKRKIEVLRVPWNTNLDALEYDGLFISNGPGDPKQCEETIRQLRKAIKREKPIFGICLGHQLLARAAGANTYKLKYGHRSQNQPVREIGTNKCFVTSQNHGFAVDEQTLPRDWKPLFTNLNDGTNEGMSHKSGKFFSVQFHPEATPGPVDTEFLFDKFLTKVKGRRL; translated from the coding sequence ATGACAAAACGAAAACCGAATCAGGCAAAACTAATATTAGAAGACGGAAGTATTTTTTTCGGAAATTCGTTCGGCTCTGAAAAATCCGTAGCAGGCGAGGTTGTGTTCAACACGGGAATGGTCGGCTACCCTGAATCGCTCACCGACCCGTCATACACCGGGCAGATTCTCACACTCACGTATCCGCTCATCGGGAATTACGGAGTCCCTTCCAACCAAATCATCAACAACATCAGTCAGAATTTTGAATCCGAGAAAATCAGAGTTACCGGATTGCTCGTCGCAGATTATTCACACAAGCACAGTCATTGGAATGCTGAACAAAGTTTGTCGGAATGGTTGATAGAACATCGTGTTCCTGCACTCTCCGGAATTGATACACGAACGCTGACGCAGAAACTCCGCGAGGAAGGAACGATGCTTGGCAAGATTGTTTTCGAGAACGATGAGGTTGAATTTGAAGACCCGAATCAGAGAAATCTTGTTGCGGAAGTCAGCACGCGTGAACCGCAGTTGCTCGGTAAAGGAAAATATCGCGTCGTGCTGGTTGATTGCGGATGCAAGCACAACATCATTCGTTCATTCATCAAAAGAAAAATCGAAGTGCTTCGCGTTCCGTGGAACACCAATCTCGATGCACTTGAATACGATGGATTGTTTATCTCGAACGGACCGGGCGACCCGAAACAGTGTGAAGAAACAATCAGGCAACTCCGTAAAGCAATCAAACGGGAAAAACCAATATTCGGAATTTGTCTCGGTCATCAGTTGCTTGCACGGGCGGCAGGAGCGAACACGTACAAATTGAAGTACGGGCATCGAAGTCAGAATCAACCAGTGAGAGAAATCGGGACAAATAAGTGCTTTGTCACTTCTCAAAATCATGGCTTCGCAGTTGACGAACAAACTCTTCCAAGAGATTGGAAGCCGCTCTTCACCAATCTCAATGATGGAACGAATGAAGGAATGTCCCACAAATCGGGAAAGTTTTTCAGCGTGCAGTTTCATCCGGAAGCGACTCCGGGTCCGGTGGATACGGAATTTTTGTTTGATAAATTTCTGACGAAGGTGAAAGGTCGTAGGTTATAG